The sequence below is a genomic window from Alosa alosa isolate M-15738 ecotype Scorff River chromosome 5, AALO_Geno_1.1, whole genome shotgun sequence.
CCATTAAGAAAATATTGAACACAAGTTAATGAAAGTTATCCATTAACTTTAGAAATTAAGTacattttgtcattttctttaTAATGTTTTACATTTCCTGATGTGTCTAAACACAGCTAACAGCACAGTTAACATAGTAGCACAAGTCTCTGAAACAGAGATGCAACATTATGACAAGACGGAGATATTGAACCACCACTCTGCCTCTGCCATCACTCCTCAATAACTGTGTTGTCAGCTTCACGATCTGCGCCTCTGGCACGCAAGGGGATTTCACTGTATGTGCCTTCCGCCACCTAAAAGAGAGGTTAAGTGCTGATAATCGAAATTAAATGTGGACAAATTGATTCTCTGTTCTTTGAAGAACATTCAACCAACATACCTTTTCAGTCTTGACTGTTCCTAAGTGGGGAAATGAGGGTAAACATGAAAATGTGTTTTCACTGTTCTCCTGATTTAGGTATAGATATTACATATATATTGCATGGTATACTTGGCGAATACATACTGCGTTTGAGCATACATATACTGAGGATTGACAGTGGCAGAAAGGGGAAGAGAATCCAGCGTATGAAGCTCCACGCATAAAATGAAGAGTCTGTCAGAGAGGCAATAGTAAAATTCCATGTTTGGCAACCAAGATTTTGGTCacagtatttgtttattttgttatatattgAAAGGATACTGAAGCATATCAGATGATaacaaatgtaatgaaatgtTAAACGGCAGCTTGTCTATTCCTGGCACCATTAGGAAACCAAAACTTGTTAAGCACAAGCAGTTCCTGTCAGTTTTTTTCTCATGGAGTCTAAAAATAATAGACAAGACAACAAACAGGCTCTCACCATTTGGAAAGTATTTCTCTGCCAGCTTGATGATGGTTTGATTCTTAAACACCAGGCCACACCAGTACACCCCATCTCCTTGACTCAGTTTTTTGCACGGTGACTGTGAAAGCAGTCGCCATGTCGTCAGTTATTTCCACGCTTCCATTGTCAATGGACCTTATTTTCTTACTGAAAGCAAGGCCTGTACAGCACTTCTCAGACTCTTTCTTGCACCAGACCCTCTCCAAGCTTGCATACTCTTGACCATAACGACAGACTAAAGTCTGGTCCTCCCATGAGTTACATATGTCAGACTCTGAAGGATGTGAAAATTGAATGAATGTTAAACATTTTTATACTGTGATGATGAAATAACAAGCAATAGTGCAAGTATGTTATAAAGAGCAATAGTGCAAGTACATTCTCGTATGCCTTATCTTGTGTTAGTTCTTTTGATAACTCGATCTTTTCTATCTGTAGCTCATATAAAATCTTCTACAATTAATAACATCTATTGATACCTGTATCCACATGTAATCAATTACAGTTGGCTTTATAGTCATACAATTTGTATTACTCCCAATGTAGTACCTCTAAGCATTCTTTAAGAAATATGTATATAAgaagaaaatgtgaaatgtaGAGAATTTACCTGTCAGAATAAGCACAAATATGAGTACAAAGTTATATGAGTGCATTTCATACATACTTTCGCTGAcgaaaagacaaaaaacatcCTCTCACAGCTTCTTTAAGTTGTAGGAAGTTGAAGTGAGAGGAAATGGCAAACCactaatttgaaaaaaaaaagaatgatggTCTCATGTCAGCCCTAATTACAATTTATTATCTTTCTCCAGAAATCTATAGGCCTTTCCCTTTTTACACTGGGGTTTTATTGCGGAATTATTAGAAGAATATCTATCCATTTTAGACTgacaatgtaaatatacaggtcacacaagcacaagtttaaacttcatgtaactgttaagactatataaatatacaacacaactacctctattttttttttatatatatgtcctatatttctattttga
It includes:
- the si:ch211-102c2.4 gene encoding LOW QUALITY PROTEIN: CMRF35-like molecule 6 (The sequence of the model RefSeq protein was modified relative to this genomic sequence to represent the inferred CDS: deleted 1 base in 1 codon), which produces MYEMHSYNFVLIFVLILTESDICNSWEDQTLVCRYGQEYASLERVWCKKESEKCCTGLAFSKKIRSIDNGSVEITDDMATAFTVTVKKLSQGDGVYWCGLVFKNQTIIKLAEKYFPNGGGRHIQ